In Chelonia mydas isolate rCheMyd1 chromosome 18, rCheMyd1.pri.v2, whole genome shotgun sequence, a single genomic region encodes these proteins:
- the ERRFI1 gene encoding ERBB receptor feedback inhibitor 1 isoform X3, translating into MDPITMTYNLNPSAQQHCTSIGHISNPVPTNGYCFTESCVRVPPQKSSPSPLSPKSEKLSSKHEDYLVPSFSKLSVTVGCVSEEMPPHTLTKSGPPQFSSASSNDRSSRPLPPLPISEDLSPDDVDREVEFLTSSDTDFLLDDYELPPFKSSAPSRRSFRGCGQINYAYFDAPAGPKTEDSNSANNLNGCTQTPCPPPQQLHRRLRRSHSGPAGSFNKPVVRLSSHLNRASPNSDEDKPEVPPRVPIPPRALKPDYRRWSAEVTSSAYSDEDRPPKVPPREPLSRSNSRTPSPKSLPLYLNGVMPPTQSFAPDPKYVSSKALQRQNSDGSANRVPCILPIIENGKKASSTHYYLLPERPSYLDKYEKFFREAEETSSSTEMKSWSGDCTTAAATAKQDSKARMDMVGHVKRKHLSYVVSP; encoded by the coding sequence GGCACATTTCAAACCCTGTACCAACAAATGGCTACTGCTTTACTGAAAGCTGTGTCAGGGTCCCACCTCAGAAATCCAGCCCATCTCCTCTTAGTCCCAAAAGTGAGAAGCTTAGTTCAAAGCATGAAGATTATCTTGTTCCTAGTTTCAGCAAACTGTCGGTAACTGTGGGGTGTGTTTCTGAGGAGATGCCTCCTCATACACTGACAAAGAGTGGACCACCTCAGTTTTCTTCTGCATCTTCCAATGACCGCAGCTCTAGGCCACTACCTCCACTGCCCATTTCTGAGGACCTCTCTCCAGATGATGTCGACAGAGAGGTGGAATTCTTAACAAGTTCAGACACTGACTTTTTGTTAGATGATTATGAACTTCCTCCTTTTAAATCCAGTGCTCCAAGTAGGCGGAGTTTTAGGGGTTGCGGACAGATCAATTATGCCTATTTTGATGCCCCAGCAGGACCAAAAACAGAAGATAGCAACTCTGCAAATAACCTAAATGGATGTACACAAACCCCATGTCCTCCTCCACAACAGCTGCATCGGCGTTTACGAAGGTCTCATTCAGGGCCAGCTGGATCATTTAATAAACCAGTAGTGAGGCTATCTAGCCACTTAAATAGGGCTTCTCCTAATTCTGATGAAGACAAACCAGAGGTCCCCCCTAGGGTTCCCATACCTCCTAGGGCGCTCAAACCGGATTATAGAAGGTGGTCAGCAGAGGTCACTTCTAGCGCATACAGTGATGAAGACAGGCCTCCCAAAGTGCCCCCGAGAGAACCTTTATCACGGAGCAATTCCCGTACACCGAGCCCTAAAAGTCTGCCATTGTACCTCAATGGGGTCATGCCCCCCACACAGAGCTTTGCCCCTGATCCTAAATATGTCAGCAGCAAAGCTCTACAAAGACAAAACAGTGATGGATCTGCGAACAGGGTCCCTTGCATTCTTCCCATTATTGAAAATGGTAAGAAGGCCAGTTCAACACACTACTATCTGTTGCCTGAAAGGCCTTCATATCTGGACAAGTATGAGAAATTCTTCAGAGAAGCAGAAGAAACCAGCTCAAGCACAGAAATGAAGTCCTGGTCTGGTGACTGCACCACAGCTGCTGCCACAGCAAAGCAGGACTCAAAAGCTAGAATGGACATGGTTGGCCACGTGAAACGGAAACACCTGTCTTATGTGGTTTCTCCATAG